The Oreochromis niloticus isolate F11D_XX linkage group LG13, O_niloticus_UMD_NMBU, whole genome shotgun sequence genome has a window encoding:
- the nanp gene encoding N-acylneuraminate-9-phosphatase isoform X2: MNRFTRQHFRKRPAFWRRMIEHSSTADGMAVKAILFDLDNTLIETSRAGEVALKKTSEFLKTTLGLDDSTVCTICDKFKQKLFHESFDCSAGQTIDDVRAHHWEESIKETVGNCSMPSLPAQCYNMWKSSRLELLTLSPQVCNLLKQLRSSYKLLLLTNGVAQTQREKVATAGCEEFFDAIVIAGEHKEQKPFPSIFRLCFSMLEVEAQDCVMVGDSLDTDIQGGLNAGVRATVWINSAGGAVSDGSVKPDYTITTVLELPDILAQLQ, from the exons ATGAATCGTTTCACTCGGCAGCACTTCCGCAAACGACCAGCGTTTTGGCGTAGAATGATAGAGCACTCCTCTACCGCTGACGGCATGGCTGTGAAGGcgattttgtttgatttggacAACACGCTCATTGAAACGAGTCGGGCAGGTGAAGTGGCGCTAAAAAag ACCAGTGAATTTTTGAAGACCACGCTGGGCCTTGATGACAGCACCGTCTGCACCATTTGTGACAAGTTCAAGCAGAAGCTGTTCCATGAGAGTTTTGACTGCTCAGCTGGTCAAACCATAGATGATGTCCGTGCGCATCACTGGGAGGAAAGCATCAAGGAGACTGTAGGGAATTGCTCTATGCCTTCTTTGCCAGCTCAGTGTTATAACATGTGGAAAAGCAGTCGCCTGGAGCTTCTCACTCTGTCTCCTCAAGTATGCAACCTCCTGAAACAGCTGCGCAGCAGttacaagctgctgctgctgaccaaCGGGGTAGCACAGACCCAGAGAGAGAAAGTGGCGACGGCTGGATGTGAGGAGTTCTTCGATGCCATTGTGATCGCAGGAGAACACAAAGAGCAGAAACCATTCCCCTCCATCTTCAGGTTGTGTTTCAGCATGCTGGAGGTGGAGGCTCAGGACTGTGTGATGGTGGGAGATTCTCTGGACACAGACATTCAAGGGGGGTTGAATGCCGGAGTTCGGGCCACAGTTTGGATTAATAGTGCAGGGGGGGCTGTGTCAGACGGTTCAGTGAAGCCAGACTACACTATCACTACTGTTCTGGAATTGCCAGATATTCTGGCACAGCTGCAATAA
- the nanp gene encoding N-acylneuraminate-9-phosphatase isoform X1, whose protein sequence is MNRFTRQHFRKRPAFWRRMIEHSSTADGMAVKAILFDLDNTLIETSRAGEVALKKNFIQTSEFLKTTLGLDDSTVCTICDKFKQKLFHESFDCSAGQTIDDVRAHHWEESIKETVGNCSMPSLPAQCYNMWKSSRLELLTLSPQVCNLLKQLRSSYKLLLLTNGVAQTQREKVATAGCEEFFDAIVIAGEHKEQKPFPSIFRLCFSMLEVEAQDCVMVGDSLDTDIQGGLNAGVRATVWINSAGGAVSDGSVKPDYTITTVLELPDILAQLQ, encoded by the exons ATGAATCGTTTCACTCGGCAGCACTTCCGCAAACGACCAGCGTTTTGGCGTAGAATGATAGAGCACTCCTCTACCGCTGACGGCATGGCTGTGAAGGcgattttgtttgatttggacAACACGCTCATTGAAACGAGTCGGGCAGGTGAAGTGGCGCTAAAAAag AATTTCATACAGACCAGTGAATTTTTGAAGACCACGCTGGGCCTTGATGACAGCACCGTCTGCACCATTTGTGACAAGTTCAAGCAGAAGCTGTTCCATGAGAGTTTTGACTGCTCAGCTGGTCAAACCATAGATGATGTCCGTGCGCATCACTGGGAGGAAAGCATCAAGGAGACTGTAGGGAATTGCTCTATGCCTTCTTTGCCAGCTCAGTGTTATAACATGTGGAAAAGCAGTCGCCTGGAGCTTCTCACTCTGTCTCCTCAAGTATGCAACCTCCTGAAACAGCTGCGCAGCAGttacaagctgctgctgctgaccaaCGGGGTAGCACAGACCCAGAGAGAGAAAGTGGCGACGGCTGGATGTGAGGAGTTCTTCGATGCCATTGTGATCGCAGGAGAACACAAAGAGCAGAAACCATTCCCCTCCATCTTCAGGTTGTGTTTCAGCATGCTGGAGGTGGAGGCTCAGGACTGTGTGATGGTGGGAGATTCTCTGGACACAGACATTCAAGGGGGGTTGAATGCCGGAGTTCGGGCCACAGTTTGGATTAATAGTGCAGGGGGGGCTGTGTCAGACGGTTCAGTGAAGCCAGACTACACTATCACTACTGTTCTGGAATTGCCAGATATTCTGGCACAGCTGCAATAA
- the polr1b gene encoding DNA-directed RNA polymerase I subunit RPA2: MDFSSKWSDLPKGPSLKNLTDGSFGHMKDTQHAAIQDLTKAHIESFDQAVIDGLNRVVQAIPPLEFMFKNERISLGFVEAAIQNPVVAKGNICKEMKVFPAECRGRRCSYKGKIVADVSWSINGVPKGIIKQSLGHVPIMVKSKLCNLHGMSPKELVEHHEEAEEMGGYFIVNGIEKVIRMLIMPRRNYPIAMSRPKWKNRGQGYTQYGISMRCVREEHTAINMNLHYLENGTVMLNFIYQKELFFLPLGFALKALVDFTDFQIYQELIKGREDNSFYKTCVSEMLRIVTEENCTTRSKVLNYLGERFRVKMNLPEWYTNEQCANFLLNECICIHLKSDVEKFYLLCLMTRKLFTFAKQECMEENPDSIVCQEVLTPGQLYLMFLKERLTAWLVSVKLSFDKRGSKVTGGWSSEMMIKMLNMGTDLTRSFEYLLATGNLQSKTGLGMLQNTGLCVVADKLNFIRYLSHFRCVHRGAAFAKMRTTSVRKLLPESWGFLCPVHTPDGEPCGLMNHMTASCEIVALTLSTTSLPGLLCSLGVTPVDGTPGRAFADCYPVVLDGAVVGWVEADLAPVVVESLRRFKVLREKKIPPWTEIVLVPKTGKASLYPGLFLFTTPCRMVRPVQNLAFGKQELIGTFEQLYINVGILENEIEPRVTTHQELFPHSMLSVVANFIPYSDHNQSPRNMYQCQMGKQTMGFPLHSFMDRSDNKLYRLQTPQSPLVRPYMYDHYGLDNYPSGTNAIVAVISYTGYDMEDAMIVNKSSWERGFAHGSIYKTELVDLAEKVKGEDGVVFGTKPGDPKVKEKLDADGLPFIGSVLQYGDPFYSYINLNTGQTFISYYKSQEACIVDNIKVCSNDGGSGRFKRVCITVRVPRNPTIGDKFASRHGQKGILSRLWPAEDMPFTESGMTPDILFNPHGFPSRMTIGMLIESMAGKSGALHGLGHDATPFTFSEENSALDYFGELLRAGGYNYYGTERLYSGLSGQELEADIFIGVVYYQRLRHMVSDKFQVRTTGARDKVTNQPVGGRNVQGGIRFGEMERDALLAHGSSFLLHDRLFNCSDRSVAQVCVDCGSLLSPLLEKPPPYWSSMRHRKTVCTLCGKSDSVDSVSVPYVFRYFVAELAAMNIKVKLEVK, translated from the exons ATGGATTTTTCAAGTAAGTGGAGTGATCTTCCTAAAGGTCCGAGTCTGAAAAATTTGACAGATGGAAGCTTTGGCCACATGAAGGACACCCAGCATGCTGCCATTCAGGATCTGACCAAAGCTCACATCGAGTCGTTTGACCAGGCGGTCATAGACGGACTCAACCGCGTTGTGCAG GCCATCCCCCCCTTAGAGTTCATGTTCAAAAATGAACGGATCAGCCTTGGTTTCGTTGAAGCTGCCATCCAAAACCCAGTGGTTGCCAAAGGGAACATCTGCAAGGAAATGAAGGTGTTCCCAGCAGAGTGCCGGGGAAGAAGATGCTCGTACAAAGGGAAAATAGTG GCAGACGTCAGCTGGTCGATCAACGGAGTTCCCAAAGGCATCATCAAGCAGTCTCTGGGTCATGTGCCCATCATGGTGAAGTCCAAGCTGTGTAACCTGCATGGCATGTCCCCCAAAGAGCTCGTAGAGCATCACGAAGAAGCCGAG GAAATGGGAGGTTATTTCATTGTGAATGGAATTGAGAAGGTTATCCGCATGCTGATAATGCCAAGGAGGAACTATCCTATCGCCATGTCAAGACCCAAGTGGAAGAACAGGGGTCAGGGTTACACTCAGTACG GTATTTCTATGCGTTGCGTGAGGGAGGAGCACACAGCCATCAACATGAACCTGCATTATCTGGAAAACGGGACTGTGATGCTGAACTTCATCTACCAGAAAGAGCTCTTCTTCCTCCCACTAGGCTTTGCGTTAAAG GCTCTGGTGGACTTCACAGACTTCCAGATCTACCAGGAGCTGATCAAAGGCCGCGAGGACAATTCTTTCTACAAGACCTGTGTTTCTGAGATGCTGCGCATCGTCACGGAGGAGAACTGCACCACCCGCAGCAAGGTGCTCAATTACCTCGGAGAGCGCTTCAGGGTTAAGATGAACCTCCCTGAGTGGTACACAAATGAACAGTGTGCCAACTTCTTGTTAAA TGAGTGTATCTGCATCCACCTGAAGTCAGATGTGGAGAAGTTCTACCTGCTGTGTCTGATGACAAGGAAGCTCTTCACTTTTGCCAAGCAGGAGTGCATGGAAGAAAACCCCGACAGCATCGTGTGCCAGGAAGTGCTCACTCCTGGTCAGCTCTACCTCATGTTTCTGAAG GAGAGACTGACTGCATGGTTGGTGTCTGTGAAGCTGTCCTTTGACAAGAGAGGCAGCAAAGTGACCGGAGGATGGAGCTCTGAAATGATGATAAAGATGCTCAACATGGGAACTGACTTGACCAGATCATTTGAATATCTGCTGGCCACCGGAAACCTCCAGTCTAAGACAG GTCTGGGCATGCTGCAGAACACCGGGCTGTGCGTTGTAGCTGACAAGCTGAACTTCATTCGCTACCTGTCTCACTTCCGCTGCGTGCACAGAGGAGCAGCGTTCGCTAAGATGAGGACCACCTCTGTGCGTAAGCTGCTGCCCGAGTCCTGGGGCTTCCTGTGTCCTGTCCACACTCCAGACGGCGAGCCTTGTGGACTCATGAACCACATGACAGCCAGCTGTGAAATTGTGGCATTGACCTTGTCCACCACGTCACTGCCTGGTCTGCTCTGTTCGCTTG GTGTCACTCCAGTGGATGGAACTCCTGGCCGGGCCTTTGCAGACTGCTACCCTGTGGTCCTGGACGGTGCTGTTGTTGGCTGGGTGGAGGCTGACTTGGCTCCAGTTGTGGTTGAATCACTGCGCAGGTTCAAG GTGTTAAGAGAGAAGAAGATTCCTCCCTGGACAGAGATTGTCCTGGTTCCCAAAACAGGCAAGGCCAGCTTATATCCAGGCCTGTTCCTCTTCACAACACCTTGTCGCATGGTGCGGCCTGTACAGAACTTGGCTTTTGGCAAGCAAGAGTTGATTGGCACCTTTGAACAG CTTTACATCAATGTCGGAATCTTGGAGAATGAGATTGAACCAAGAGTAACCACACACCAGGAGCTCTTCCCTCACAGTATGCTCAGTGTGGTGGCAAACTTCATCCCATACTCGGACCACAACCAGAGTCCCAGGAACATGTACCAGTGTCAGATGG GTAAGCAGACTATGGGCTTCCCGCTACACTCTTTCATGGATCGCTCTGATAACAAGCTGTACCGGCTCCAGACCCCACAGAGCCCACTAGTCAGGCCTTATATGTACGACCACTACGGCCTTGACAACTACCCCAGCGGCACCAACGCCATCGTGGCCGTCATATCCTACACAGGCTACGACATGGAAGATGCCATG ATTGTGAACAAGTCGTCATGGGAGAGAGGCTTTGCCCATGGAAGTATCTACAAGACGGAGCTGGTGGACCTGGCAGAGAAGGTGAAGGGAGAAGATGGCGTGGTGTTTGGAACCAAGCCAGGCGACcccaaagtgaaagaaaaactaGACGCTGATGGACTGCCTTTCATCGGATCGGTGCTTCAGTATGGAGACCCTTTCTACAGCTACATCAACCTCAACACTGGACAGACCTTTATCTCCTACTACAA GAGTCAGGAGGCCTGTATTGTTGACAACATAAAGGTCTGCAGTAATGACGGCGGCTCAGGCCGCTTCAAGCGTGTCTGCATCACTGTACGAGTGCCCCGAAATCCCACCATCGGTGACAAGTTTGCCAGCCGCCACGGACAGAAGGGCATCCTGAGCCGCCTGTGGCCGGCGGAGGACATGCCCTTCACAGAAAGCGGGATGACTCCGGACATCTTGTTCAACCCCCACGGCTTCCCCTCCCGTATGACAATCGGGATGCTCATTGAGAGCATGGCCGGCAAGTCGGGCGCCCTACACGGCCTTGGCCACGACGCCACACCCTTCACCTTTTCCGAGGAGAACTCGGCGCTCGATTACTTCGGCGAGCTGCTTCGGGCGGGCGGCTACAACTACTACGGTACGGAAAGGCTGTACAGCGGACTGAGCGGTCAGGAGCTAGAGGCGGACATCTTCATCGGCGTGGTTTACTACCAGCGGCTACGTCACATGGTCTCCGACAAGTTTCAAGTTAGGACGACAGGAGCACGAGACAAAGTGACCAATCAGCCTGTAGGAGGAAGGAACGTGCAGGGAGGCATCCGTTTCGGGGAGATGGAGCGAGACGCCCTGCTGGCTCACGGCTCTTCGTTCTTACTTCACGATCGCCTCTTCAACTGCTCAGACCGCTCGGTCGCTCAGGTGTGCGTTGACTGTGGCAGCCTTCTCTCCCCTCTGTTGGAGAAACCGCCGCCCTACTGGTCATCCATGCGCCACCGTAAGACTGTCTGCACCCTGTGTGGCAAAAGTGACTCGGTTGACTCGGTGTCTGTTCCTTATGTCTTCCGCTACTTTGTAGCTGAGCTTGCTGCAATGAACATCAAAGTCAAATTAGAAGTCAAGTGA